The Roseiconus lacunae genome includes a region encoding these proteins:
- a CDS encoding acyl-CoA thioesterase has protein sequence MNSALIQYTHEIRVGYHQTDGQRRVHHSNYLNYFEDARVEMLRAGGMPYKAIEDSGRLLVVTEMNVRYFAPADFDDLLQVEVVTTEIRKVRLTHHYRVLREQTLLAEADSVIASVDPTGRPKKLPPEILSLASKLGNKAGTL, from the coding sequence ATGAACAGCGCCTTAATTCAATACACCCACGAGATCCGAGTTGGCTATCACCAAACCGATGGGCAGCGTAGGGTGCATCATTCAAACTACCTGAATTACTTCGAAGACGCTCGGGTCGAAATGCTTCGTGCCGGTGGCATGCCATACAAGGCAATCGAGGATTCCGGTCGGCTTTTGGTCGTCACCGAGATGAACGTGCGCTACTTCGCACCCGCCGATTTTGACGACCTACTCCAGGTGGAAGTCGTGACGACGGAGATTCGAAAAGTTCGATTAACGCACCACTACCGAGTCCTGCGCGAGCAGACGTTGCTTGCCGAAGCCGACTCGGTCATCGCCAGTGTCGATCCGACGGGGCGTCCTAAAAAACTCCCGCCAGAAATTCTGTCGCTCGCTAGCAAGCTCGGTAACAAAGCAGGAACGCTTTAA
- a CDS encoding 6-bladed beta-propeller has product MTRTNAGLVVVWGFVAIILVTISTTVVRATEPVRMGCGDMTFETVPGWGLRPDGNSPLGPTHGGVVIDTEGNIYTSAQAGVFVFSPEGKIVHTYLGEDYSNLHDMEIRQEDGEEYIYGARNKNAEGIKFRVRGGDVVLRLPFPTESGLALKRFSPTAITVADNGDIYLSDGYASNHIFVFDKSGKYLRHFGTKGNAMKEFNTAHGMTLDTRYEPHRLLICDRNHQPKGRLLHYDLEGNFIEEVITGLGMPTSVAVSGDYVSVPDLHGRLVILDRSNTIIAVLGNNPDRKKGRNFNVPQSDWVEGVFSGTHGSYWDRDGNLYVQDWNVSGRLMKLVRVNLQPN; this is encoded by the coding sequence ATGACGCGAACAAACGCGGGATTGGTAGTGGTGTGGGGTTTCGTCGCGATAATCTTGGTGACGATTTCAACGACCGTCGTCCGGGCAACCGAGCCGGTCCGAATGGGATGTGGCGACATGACCTTTGAAACAGTTCCCGGCTGGGGACTGCGACCGGACGGCAATTCACCGCTGGGGCCCACTCATGGGGGCGTCGTGATCGATACCGAAGGCAACATCTACACCAGTGCCCAAGCCGGAGTGTTTGTGTTCTCCCCCGAGGGCAAGATCGTCCATACCTACTTGGGCGAGGACTACAGCAACCTGCACGACATGGAAATCCGCCAGGAAGATGGTGAAGAGTACATCTACGGCGCGCGTAACAAGAACGCCGAAGGCATCAAGTTTCGCGTACGAGGCGGAGACGTCGTGCTGCGCCTACCGTTTCCGACGGAGTCTGGGCTCGCACTGAAGCGATTTAGCCCGACCGCGATCACGGTGGCCGACAACGGCGACATCTACCTCTCCGATGGTTATGCGAGTAACCATATTTTTGTGTTCGACAAATCCGGCAAGTACCTTCGCCATTTCGGGACCAAGGGAAATGCGATGAAGGAGTTCAACACCGCGCACGGAATGACGCTGGACACTCGCTATGAACCGCATCGATTACTGATTTGCGATCGCAACCATCAACCCAAGGGCCGACTGCTGCATTACGACCTGGAGGGCAACTTCATCGAAGAAGTCATCACCGGCTTGGGAATGCCAACGTCGGTAGCCGTCTCCGGAGATTACGTCTCAGTGCCTGACCTGCACGGACGTTTGGTGATTCTTGATCGATCGAACACAATCATCGCAGTCCTCGGAAACAACCCTGACCGCAAAAAAGGCCGCAACTTCAACGTCCCCCAGTCGGACTGGGTGGAAGGGGTCTTCAGCGGCACGCATGGTTCGTACTGGGACCGAGATGGCAATCTTTACGTTCAGGACTGGAACGTTTCGGGGCGTTTGATGAAGCTGGTACGGGTGAATTTGCAGCCGAATTGA
- a CDS encoding acetolactate synthase yields the protein MDSDQGSGAGTKFETMRGRNFPALRQFTIFLENRVGQLLEVVRRFEGTGIRICALSINDAAECAFVRFLVSDADRGREILERSGLALIETDLIGVQLPEGPQPLLRVCTALLQAELNIIQTYPLIIRPHGKPAVAIMVENIEMAMETLNEKGFTIITEGDLDDNPTMDQ from the coding sequence ATGGATTCAGATCAGGGAAGCGGGGCAGGAACGAAATTCGAAACGATGCGGGGACGCAACTTTCCGGCGCTTCGACAGTTTACGATCTTCCTCGAAAACCGCGTGGGGCAATTGCTGGAAGTGGTGCGTCGATTCGAAGGCACCGGGATCCGCATTTGTGCCCTGTCGATCAACGATGCCGCCGAGTGCGCATTCGTTCGCTTCCTGGTCAGCGATGCCGACCGGGGCCGAGAGATTCTGGAGCGAAGTGGGCTCGCGCTGATTGAAACCGATTTGATCGGAGTCCAGCTTCCCGAGGGTCCGCAACCGCTACTGCGCGTCTGCACCGCTCTGTTACAAGCGGAACTTAATATCATCCAAACGTACCCGCTGATCATTCGCCCTCATGGCAAGCCAGCGGTGGCGATCATGGTGGAGAACATCGAGATGGCGATGGAAACCTTAAATGAAAAAGGTTTCACGATCATCACCGAGGGAGATCTCGACGATAACCCCACGATGGATCAATAG
- the csrA gene encoding carbon storage regulator CsrA, translated as MLVLSRHRDESIMIGDDVVVTIVDIRGDKVRLGIEAPQSIPVHRQEVYDAIQRENRRASQTSSAATKDVKPPRD; from the coding sequence ATGCTGGTCCTATCCCGACACCGCGATGAAAGCATCATGATTGGCGACGACGTTGTTGTCACGATCGTCGATATCCGTGGCGACAAAGTTCGCCTCGGTATCGAGGCGCCGCAATCCATTCCGGTTCACCGCCAAGAAGTTTATGACGCGATCCAGCGAGAGAATCGCCGCGCGTCACAAACAAGTTCCGCCGCGACGAAAGACGTCAAGCCGCCGCGCGACTGA
- the fliW gene encoding flagellar assembly protein FliW: MRIETQRFGTISLDQDQLFLFPAGLIGMESLRDWALLPDLENESVAWLQSASRGDRALPLISPRAFFPDYRVQVSRRELTSLHLKPGTETYVLTTISGHSGKLTTNLRSPIVLNLSRRLGCQIITDNDYALQQPVHSLAGASDVVRELTSTTTAKLSAKKSAA; the protein is encoded by the coding sequence ATGCGAATCGAAACACAACGATTTGGAACGATCTCTCTCGATCAAGATCAGTTGTTCCTGTTTCCTGCCGGCCTGATCGGAATGGAATCTCTGCGGGACTGGGCCTTGTTGCCAGATCTTGAAAATGAATCCGTTGCCTGGCTGCAAAGTGCATCACGTGGCGATCGAGCGTTACCGCTGATCAGTCCGCGGGCGTTCTTTCCGGATTACCGGGTGCAAGTTTCACGGCGCGAGCTGACCAGCTTGCATCTGAAGCCAGGGACGGAGACTTACGTTCTGACGACGATCTCGGGGCACTCGGGAAAGCTGACTACTAACTTGCGATCGCCGATCGTATTGAACCTCAGCCGTCGACTGGGATGCCAAATCATCACTGACAACGACTATGCGTTGCAGCAACCGGTGCATTCTCTTGCCGGGGCAAGTGACGTCGTTCGCGAGCTGACGTCGACAACGACGGCCAAGCTTTCTGCGAAGAAGTCGGCGGCTTAA
- a CDS encoding TerB family tellurite resistance protein translates to MILIGTMNLTRTRESGQFYCPTCVSTQDYRLRSRRPFLTLYFIPVVPIGGAEQFVVCGGCREKWDPSVLTIDYQHPSQVRPDGETSGQLSADQFHDQALRSAILVVLDDGFMSEAEIESLLGLGSHLFGRPIDREELGELCSIAEQNKVRARNYVTSVSHRWNRDQKVEALQAMFLAATAEGELSDSQIKLLADMKDLLGLSDEEYHKAIGEALQWEHV, encoded by the coding sequence ATGATTCTGATCGGAACGATGAATCTGACGCGGACGCGTGAGTCAGGCCAGTTCTATTGCCCGACCTGTGTGTCCACTCAGGATTACCGCCTGCGTTCCAGACGACCGTTTCTGACGCTTTACTTTATCCCTGTCGTCCCCATCGGCGGCGCCGAACAATTTGTTGTCTGCGGGGGCTGCCGCGAAAAGTGGGATCCGTCGGTCCTTACCATTGACTATCAACACCCCTCGCAGGTTCGGCCCGACGGCGAGACAAGCGGGCAACTTTCGGCCGATCAGTTTCACGACCAAGCGTTACGTAGCGCTATCTTGGTCGTGCTCGACGATGGCTTTATGTCCGAAGCAGAAATCGAATCACTGCTCGGTCTGGGAAGCCATCTATTTGGGCGTCCGATCGATCGCGAGGAACTCGGTGAACTCTGTTCGATCGCGGAACAAAACAAGGTTCGCGCTCGAAACTATGTCACCTCGGTTTCGCACCGCTGGAATCGCGATCAAAAAGTCGAGGCACTGCAAGCGATGTTTCTTGCCGCTACCGCCGAAGGTGAACTTAGCGATTCACAGATCAAATTATTGGCCGACATGAAGGACCTGCTTGGCTTAAGCGACGAAGAGTATCACAAAGCGATCGGAGAAGCCTTGCAGTGGGAACATGTCTGA
- a CDS encoding methyltransferase, translating into MKTASLQMFFDQLTSILGSIAITCLVMTCVGGCQRERTDLDYTFHVEHVIPMDGALPGDMVQFENVFWEPDDSISLRKMIADDGIAQGRNVLEIGTGTGLIALTCANHGAKNVVATDINPAAVANAQYNAAMLELESALEVRQVDADSPGAFAVLKPNETFDLIISNPPWEDGTIDQPLDHAFYDPSFALMDSILDGLPQRLAPGGRCLLAYGHVPAITRLLSEAEARGFQTKVLDDRKLESLPQDFLPGMLIELRLGRDQIPKIRASQEE; encoded by the coding sequence ATGAAAACAGCGTCTCTCCAAATGTTTTTCGATCAGCTTACTTCGATCTTGGGCTCGATCGCGATCACTTGCCTGGTGATGACGTGCGTCGGCGGATGCCAACGAGAACGCACCGACCTTGATTACACCTTCCACGTTGAACATGTCATCCCAATGGACGGCGCGTTGCCGGGTGACATGGTTCAATTTGAAAACGTGTTTTGGGAACCAGATGATTCAATCTCACTACGTAAAATGATTGCCGACGATGGGATCGCCCAGGGGCGCAACGTGCTCGAGATCGGTACGGGCACGGGGCTGATCGCGCTGACGTGCGCGAATCATGGTGCGAAGAACGTCGTCGCCACTGACATCAATCCGGCAGCGGTCGCCAACGCCCAGTACAACGCAGCGATGCTGGAACTCGAGTCAGCCCTGGAAGTCCGCCAGGTTGATGCCGATAGCCCTGGCGCCTTCGCCGTTCTCAAGCCCAACGAAACCTTTGATCTGATCATTTCCAATCCGCCGTGGGAAGACGGCACGATCGATCAACCACTTGATCACGCGTTCTATGATCCGAGCTTCGCACTGATGGATTCGATCCTCGATGGCTTGCCGCAACGTTTGGCTCCCGGCGGCCGCTGCCTGTTGGCATACGGGCACGTCCCAGCAATTACGCGTTTGCTATCCGAAGCCGAAGCCCGAGGATTCCAAACAAAGGTCCTCGACGATCGCAAACTCGAATCACTACCCCAAGATTTTCTACCGGGAATGTTGATCGAATTGCGATTGGGGCGGGATCAAATCCCCAAGATTCGCGCAAGTCAAGAGGAGTAG
- a CDS encoding methyltransferase domain-containing protein, with protein MVGLIETLSELLSEHPLDLSCTRRTIDLGCGEGSFGKALFDDCPETFCGIDLSKRAIRLAARQWPDATWVLANADRVLPFADGTAGRLMSLFGRRPVTEIARVLCDDGQCMIAVPGEEDLIELRELVQTVGKRRSRWKAIVDEFADVGFKLQRQATWRHSVELDQPAITDALAMTYRAVRHSQHSRIQSVEQMNVTLHADLMVFQR; from the coding sequence ATGGTCGGGCTGATCGAAACGCTCTCTGAATTATTGTCCGAACACCCATTGGACTTGAGCTGCACTCGCCGAACGATCGACCTCGGTTGTGGCGAAGGCAGTTTTGGTAAGGCACTCTTCGACGACTGTCCCGAAACATTTTGCGGTATCGACCTCTCGAAACGCGCGATCCGCTTGGCTGCCCGGCAATGGCCCGACGCGACTTGGGTGCTCGCTAATGCTGATCGTGTTCTGCCGTTCGCCGATGGCACCGCGGGACGATTGATGTCGCTGTTTGGGCGTCGACCGGTCACTGAAATTGCTCGCGTGCTATGCGACGATGGCCAATGCATGATCGCGGTCCCCGGCGAAGAAGACTTGATCGAGCTACGCGAACTCGTACAGACGGTTGGCAAACGCCGCAGCCGTTGGAAAGCGATCGTTGACGAGTTTGCCGACGTGGGTTTCAAACTTCAACGGCAAGCCACCTGGCGTCATTCGGTCGAACTTGATCAGCCAGCGATTACCGATGCCCTGGCGATGACCTACCGGGCCGTCCGCCATTCACAACATTCCCGAATCCAAAGCGTCGAACAGATGAATGTGACCCTTCACGCCGACCTGATGGTATTTCAACGCTAG
- a CDS encoding DUF1559 domain-containing protein encodes MLNKRVRRGFTLVELLVVIAIIGILVGLLLPAVQAAREAARRMSCSNNFKQIGLGLHNYHSAFKQLPVQSGGTYVSPTNANNSNRHLLSFLVPLTPFIEQQGLWDMISNPRSVNHNGSDRTPPFAPMGPVPWDRAYTPWVTQITTYRCPSDPAVPPANFEGFTNYAASLGDGVASNNHSCRGERGEELTWCAPARRSCHNRGFFESRRTTKFRDMLDGLSNTIACGEIVVDNNTLEVRGTVVNRGSNASFFITPIDCEDTIDPEDPQFHLAGTNTNNWSVSQNKGMRWTDGRPVMTSVTTIMPPNRVSCAYSGDGSDGMFTVGSRHQGGAHILMGDGAVTFITESVDSGDLSANSPNWPTGGTMTRKSPYGVWGALGTRASKETVSLEL; translated from the coding sequence ATGTTGAACAAACGTGTTCGACGAGGTTTCACCCTTGTCGAATTGTTGGTGGTCATCGCCATCATTGGAATCTTGGTGGGGTTGTTGCTGCCCGCCGTTCAGGCTGCCCGTGAAGCGGCGCGGCGGATGAGCTGCAGTAACAATTTCAAGCAGATTGGTCTTGGCTTGCACAACTACCATTCGGCGTTCAAACAGCTGCCAGTTCAGAGCGGTGGAACGTATGTTTCGCCGACGAATGCGAACAACAGCAACCGGCACTTGTTGTCGTTCCTCGTGCCGCTGACTCCGTTTATCGAGCAGCAGGGATTGTGGGACATGATCTCGAACCCGCGATCGGTTAATCACAACGGTTCCGACCGCACGCCCCCGTTCGCCCCGATGGGACCGGTGCCATGGGATCGCGCCTATACCCCATGGGTCACGCAAATCACGACTTATCGTTGCCCCAGTGATCCCGCGGTCCCGCCGGCGAACTTTGAGGGCTTCACTAACTATGCCGCTAGCTTGGGTGATGGCGTCGCCAGCAACAATCACTCATGCCGCGGCGAACGCGGCGAAGAGTTGACTTGGTGTGCCCCGGCGCGTCGCAGTTGTCACAATCGAGGTTTCTTCGAATCTCGTCGTACGACAAAGTTCCGTGACATGCTGGATGGATTGAGCAACACGATCGCTTGCGGCGAAATCGTCGTTGACAACAACACGTTGGAAGTACGCGGTACGGTCGTCAACCGAGGTTCGAACGCTTCGTTCTTCATTACGCCGATCGATTGTGAAGACACGATCGACCCAGAAGATCCTCAATTTCACCTTGCGGGCACGAACACCAACAACTGGTCGGTCTCGCAAAACAAGGGGATGCGTTGGACTGACGGGCGTCCTGTGATGACCAGCGTTACCACGATCATGCCTCCGAACCGAGTCAGTTGTGCTTACTCGGGTGACGGATCTGACGGGATGTTTACCGTCGGTAGTCGTCACCAAGGTGGTGCACACATTTTGATGGGCGATGGGGCGGTGACCTTTATCACTGAATCCGTGGACTCCGGTGACCTTTCGGCAAACTCTCCTAACTGGCCGACCGGCGGGACGATGACTCGGAAGAGCCCTTACGGTGTTTGGGGAGCATTGGGAACCCGGGCCTCGAAAGAGACAGTTTCTCTTGAGCTCTAA